The Gemmatimonadota bacterium genomic interval AGCGGTACTACGGTGGCTGCGAGGTCGTCGACACCGTCGAGCAACTCGCCATCGATCGCGTCAAGCAGCTGTTCGGCGCCGAGCACGCCAACGTGCAGCCGCACTCGGGCGCCTCGGCCAACAGCGCCGTCTGCCTCGCCTTCCTCAAGCCGGGCGACACGTTGCTCGGACAGGACCTCTCGCAGGGCGGTCACCTGACGCACGGCTCGCCAGTCAACTTCTCCGGGCTCCTCTATCGCGCCGTGCACTACGGCGTGACCGACGCCGGCGTGATCGACTACGACATGCTGCGCGACGTGGCGCGTCGCGAGCGCCCCCGGATGATCATCGCGGGGGCGAGCGCCTATCCGCGCGTGATCGACTTCGCCGCGTTCGCCGAGATTGCCACGGAAGTCGGGGCGATCCTCATGGTCGACATGGCCCACATCGCCGGGCTCGTCGCCACCGGGCATCACCCGTCCCCCATCCCCTTCGCCGACGTCGTCACGTCGACGACGCACAAGACGCTGCGCGGACCGCGCGGTGGCCTCATCCTGTGCAAGGGCGAACACGCCAAGGCCATCGACAAGGCGGTCTTCCCCGGCTCGCAGGGCGGACCGCTGGAGCATGTGATCGCCGCCAAGGCCGTGGCATTCCGAGAGGCGCTGCTGCCGTCGTTCACGGACTACTGCGGACAGATCGTGACGAACGCCCAGGTGCTCGCCCACGCGCTGACACAGCGGGGATACAACCTCGTCTCGGGCGGTACCGACAATCACCTGATGCTGCTCGACCTGCGCAACAAGGGGATCACCGGAAAGGCCGCCGAGCAGTCGCTCGACAAGGCGGGGATCACGGTGAACAAGAACACCGTGCCGCGCGAGACGCAGTCGCCGTTCGTCACGAGCGGCATTCGCATCGGGACGCCGGCCGTCACGACACGCGGGATGAAGGCGGCCGAGATGCACCGCATCGCGGCCCTCATCGACACCGTGCTCACGGCGCCCGCCGACGATACGCAGGTGCACGCCAGCGTGAAGGCGCAGGTCAAGGCGCTCACCGATGACTTCCCGCTGTATCCGTCGCCGCTGGCCGCCGCCGTGGAATGACGCGGCGTCACGGGACCCGGTGATGGGTCGCGGTGGCGAAGGGGGGGGGGGGGGGGGGGGGCGCCGCCGCCCCCCGGGCCCTGGGGGCGGGGGGCGGGGGGGTTGCGGGGGGTGGCTTTGTTTGGGGGGGGGGAGGGGGGCTCGCCGCCCCCCTCCCCCCCCGCTTTCACCCGCCCGGGCCCGCCCGGCGGGCGCCCGGCGGGGCCGGCCCGCCGGGGTCCCCCGCCCCCACCTCCCCGGGGCCCCCCAGGGGGGGGGGGGAGGGGGGGGGGGGGGGGGCTCTGGGGGATCCCAATGACTTCCCGCCCCGCGGGCGGGCGCGCGGCGGGGGGGGGGGGGGGGGGCCCGGGGGGCCCCCCGGGGGGTACCCGGGGGCCCGGGGGGGGGGGGGGGGGGGGGGGGGGGGGGGGGGGGGGGGGGGGACGGGGGGGGGGGGGGGGGGGGGGGGGGGCGCCCGGGGGGGGGCCGCCCCCCGGCGGGGGGGGGGGGGGGGGCCCCGGGGGGGGCCCCCCCCGGGGGGGGGACAAGCCCCGCGCGGCGGCGGCCTTCCCCCCCGGGGGCGCCCCCCCCGGGCGGGCCCCGCCCCCCCCGGCGGGGGGGACCGGGCCGGCCCCCCCCGGGGGGCGGGGGGGGGGGGGGGGGGGGGGGGGCGGGCGCCCCGCTCGGGTTTGGGGGGGGGGCCCCCGCCGGGGGGGGGGGGGGGGGGGGCGGCGCCGGGGGGGGGGGGGGGTTCCCCCCATCGTCACCCGTCTCCGACGACGAGGCGGTCACGCGCTTTCCCAAGGGCTTCGTGACGAAGAAGCCGTACCTCCGCGTCACCCCCCAGCCCAACACCTGACGGCGGCGCACCATCCGACGACTCACTCGAACACGGCCGGGCCTTCGGGTCCGGCCGTGTTCGTTCACCGGCGGGATCTACCGGCGCGCCAGGAGGCGATCGACGGCGGCGCCGCGGCAGGCCGCGGGGAGCGGACCCGCCGGCGCTCCGCGCGGCGCCGGCTCCTCGTCGCGTCCCCCGGCCGTCGGTCGACGATCGAATCGCATCAGCACGACCTCGCGCATTGTTCCGTCGGCGGCGACATGCCGTTCCGTGTACGTCGCGCGCCGTTCCCCGAACGTGTCGGCGGCCCGTACGATGACGTCAGGCCCCTGCAGTTCGCCCGCCGCGACGAACAGGATCCACGTCCGCGCCGCATCGTGCAGCTGGCGAACCTCTGCCTCGTAGCCTGCGAGTGCCGTATCGTGGCAGCTGCCGACGAGCACCGGCACGGCCCCCAGCCCCGTGCGCGGGGCGTAGTACCACCACGCCTGCCACCCGCCGTATGGGACGTACACGCGATCGCCGGGACGGTACTCTCGTTGAAGCCGTTCGAAGAGCGGACGCGTGTGCTGCAACGTGTACGGCGGCGGCGATCGCACGGCTGACACCAGCGGCGGGGTGATCAGGAGCAACGCCATGGCCGCCGTCGCCCACCGCGGGCCCTTCGCCAGCGTGGCCACCGCCGCGATCCCCGCCGACACGAGCAGCACCGCGATCGGCGCCAGGAAGAAGGCCAGGCGCCCCTCCAGCGGATACCGCCCCAGCGCCGCAGCCGCCATGGCCCCGACAATCGGCGCCGCGAGCGTCAGCGCGACCGGGCGCGAACGCCGCCACACCGCCCACCCACCAACGACGGCCAGCGCGAAGTACGCGTAGCTCCAGCGCCAGTCGGTGACCTCGGCAATGATGACCCGGAGCGTGTACGCGGGCCACTTGAGCTCATCCCACGTGCGCGGTGGGAAGGGGAGAAAGCCGCTCGACCAGTAGTCGCGCATGAACTGCATCGTCCCCGTCGAGACGCGCCCCTGGGCCGAGGCGAGCGCGAGCAGGCCGGAGATCCCCCAGGCACCCACCGTGGCGACCGTGCCGAGCGAGAGTCGGCGCGCGTGACGCCAGTCTCCCCACAGGAGGGCCCCCCCGGCCGCCGCGAGCGCGAATAGCGCGGGCTGCGACATCCACGGAGCCGTGATCCCCACCAGCACCATTCCCCACCGCCGCCAGCGGCTGGGATCCCTGTCCTGTGACACGACGCCGATGAGGAGGAGCGCCGCGGTCAGCGCCAGATCGCCCGAGTACTGCTTCGCCTGTGACGACAGCCAGACGTGCTCGGCGGAGATCCC includes:
- a CDS encoding serine hydroxymethyltransferase, whose product is MSEWKSWDRCPPGKALREADPEIARLIEREIERQSDGIELIASENFVSPAVLEAMGSPLTNKYAEGLPGKRYYGGCEVVDTVEQLAIDRVKQLFGAEHANVQPHSGASANSAVCLAFLKPGDTLLGQDLSQGGHLTHGSPVNFSGLLYRAVHYGVTDAGVIDYDMLRDVARRERPRMIIAGASAYPRVIDFAAFAEIATEVGAILMVDMAHIAGLVATGHHPSPIPFADVVTSTTHKTLRGPRGGLILCKGEHAKAIDKAVFPGSQGGPLEHVIAAKAVAFREALLPSFTDYCGQIVTNAQVLAHALTQRGYNLVSGGTDNHLMLLDLRNKGITGKAAEQSLDKAGITVNKNTVPRETQSPFVTSGIRIGTPAVTTRGMKAAEMHRIAALIDTVLTAPADDTQVHASVKAQVKALTDDFPLYPSPLAAAVE
- a CDS encoding glycosyltransferase family 39 protein, coding for MIAVAIGVAAMSIQFASRRSLWVDEIAVVHNLDARSLGELLTQPLDYDQVAPSIFLLIQKGIFALVGAGEFSMRAYPFAMGVLALLLTWALARRLLDGSWAALPPLLLGISAEHVWLSSQAKQYSGDLALTAALLLIGVVSQDRDPSRWRRWGMVLVGITAPWMSQPALFALAAAGGALLWGDWRHARRLSLGTVATVGAWGISGLLALASAQGRVSTGTMQFMRDYWSSGFLPFPPRTWDELKWPAYTLRVIIAEVTDWRWSYAYFALAVVGGWAVWRRSRPVALTLAAPIVGAMAAAALGRYPLEGRLAFFLAPIAVLLVSAGIAAVATLAKGPRWATAAMALLLITPPLVSAVRSPPPYTLQHTRPLFERLQREYRPGDRVYVPYGGWQAWWYYAPRTGLGAVPVLVGSCHDTALAGYEAEVRQLHDAARTWILFVAAGELQGPDVIVRAADTFGERRATYTERHVAADGTMREVVLMRFDRRPTAGGRDEEPAPRGAPAGPLPAACRGAAVDRLLARR